One genomic window of Aptenodytes patagonicus chromosome 3, bAptPat1.pri.cur, whole genome shotgun sequence includes the following:
- the BCLAF1 gene encoding bcl-2-associated transcription factor 1 isoform X2: MGRSNSRSHSSRSKSRSQSSSRSRSRSHSRKKRYSSRSRSRTYSRSRSRDRVYSRDYRRDYRNNRGMRRPYGYRGRGRGYYQGGGGRYHRGGYRPVWNRRHSRSPRRGRSRSRSPKRRSVSSQRSRSRSRRSYRSSRSPRSSSSRSSSPYSKSPVSSKRRASLEKQAKKTEGAPLQDSPLKNKSQDEQKDTFEHDPSESLDDFNKSSAASGDIWPGLSAYDNSPRSPHSPSIATPPSQSSSCSDAPLLSTAHSAKDTPQHSHSIQHSPERSGSGSLGNGSSRYSPSQNSPLHHIPSRRSPAKTIPSQSAPREEARVRSFYPEGGEQETAKGGKFMKRYTDEESRVYLLDRGNTREKEAQKERGSEKGRTEGEREWEEQETLDFFVDKETGKEKFNDSEGEDTEETEDYRQFRKSVLADQGKNFPTASHRNAEEEGAKYKSKIPIKGNRESDGFRDEKSYKLKETGYVVERPSATKDKHKEEDKSSERLMMKKETQSPEQVKSEKLKELFDYSPPLHKNLDAREKSTFREESPLRIKMIASDSHRPEVKLKMAPVPLDDSNRPASLTKDRLLASTLVHSVKKEQEFRSIFDHIKLPQASKSTSESFIQHIVSLVHHVKEQYFKSAGMTLNERFTAYQKATEEHCTRQKSPEIHRRIDISPSTLRKHTRLAGEERVFKEESQKGDKKLRCDSADLRHDIDRRRKERSKERGDSKGSRESSGSRKQEKTPKDYKDYKSYKDDSKQKRDQDRARSSPSSSPSSSSSSSREEKDCKKERDEEFKTHHEQKEYSGFAGVNRPRGTFHDDRDDGVDYWAKRGRGRGTFQRGRGRFNFKKSGSSPKWTHDKYQGDGIVEDEEETIENNEEKDRRKEEKE, encoded by the exons ATGGGTCGATCTAACTCTAGATCACATTCTTCAAGATCAAAGTCCAGATCTCAGTCCAGCTCTAGGTCAAGATCCAGATCACATTCTAGAAAAAAGAGATACAG ttctAGGTCTCGGTCAAGGACATATTCACGATCTCGCAGCAGGGATCGTGTTTATTCTAGAGATTATCGCAGAGATTACAGAAATAATAGAGGAATGAGACGTCCCTATGGTTACAGAGGAAGAGGTAGAGGGTATTATCAAGGAGGAGGTGGTAGATACCATCGTGGAGGTTATAGGCCTGTCTGGAACCGAAGACACTCCCGAAGCCCTAGGCGTGGCCGTTCACGTTCCAGAAGTCCAAAACGAAGGTCTGTGTCTTCCCAGAGGTCCCGGAGCAGATCTCGTCGATCTTACAGATCTTCCAGGTCCCCAAGGTCCTCTTCATCTCGTTCTTCATCCCCATACAGCAAATCACCTGTCTCTTCCAAAAGACGTGCGTCTCTGGAAAAGCAGGCAAAGAAAACTGAAGGGGCTCCTTTGCAAGATAGccctttgaaaaataaatcacaagaTGAACAGAAAGATACATTTGAACATGACCCATCAGAGTCTCTTGACGATTTTAACAAATCATCAGCAGCTTCTGGCGACATTTGGCCTGGCCTTTCAGCGTATGATAACAGTCCAAGGTCACCCCATAGTCCTTCTATTGCCACCCCACCTAGTCAGAGTTCATCTTGCTCTGATGCCCCTTTGCTTAGTACAGCCCACTCAGCAAAGGACACACCTCAACATTCCCATTCCATTCAGCATAGTCCTGAGAGGTCTGGCTCTGGTTCTCTTGGAAATGGTTCTAGCCGTTATAGTCCTTCTCAGAATAGCCCATTGCATCACATCCCTTCGAGGAGAAGCCCTGCAAAGACAATCCCATCACAGAGCGCTCCCCGTGAGGAGGCTCGAGTGCGGTCATTTTATCCTGAGGGTGGCGAACAGGAAACTGCAAAAGGTGGAAAGTTTATGAAAAG GTACACAGATGAAGAGTCTAGAGTATACCTGCTTGATAGGGGTAATACCAGGGAGAAGGAGGCCCAGAAGGAGAGAGGATCAGAAAAagggaggacagagggagaaagggaatggGAGGAACAGGAAACTTTAGATTTTTTCGTTGATAAAGAGACtgggaaagaaaagtttaatgACTCTGAAGGGGAGGACACAGAGGAGACAGAGGATTACAGACAGTTCAGAAAGTCTGTCCTAGCAGATCAGGGTAAAAATTTTCCTACTGCATCTCACCGGAatgctgaggaggaaggagccaaATACAAATCTAAAATACCAATCAAGGGCAATAGAGAGAGCGATGGATTTAGAGATGAGAAAAGTTATAAGCTTAAAGAGACTGGCTATGTAGTGGAAAGGCCTAGTGCAACAAAAGATAAGCACAAGGAAGAAGACAAGAGTTCTGAGAGACTAATGATGAAGAAAGAAACTCAGTCACCTGAGCAGGTAAAGTCTGAAAAGCTCAAAGAACTCTTTGATTACAGTCCCCCTCTACACAAGAATCTGGATGCGAGAGAAAAATCCACCTTCAGAGAGGAGAGCCCACTTAGGATCAAAATGATAGCCAGTGACTCCCATCGTCCTGAAGTTAAACTCAAAATGGCACCAGTACCTCTTGATGATTCCAATAG ACCTGCTTCCTTGACTAAAGACAGGCTGCTTGCTAGCACACTTGTCCATTCCGTCAAGAAGGAGCAAGAGTTCCGATCCATCTTTGACCACATTAAGTTGCCACAGGCCAGCAAAAGCACGTCAGAGTCATTTATTCAGCACATTGTGTCCTTGGTTCATCATGTCAAAG AGCAATACTTCAAGTCAGCTGGAATGACCCTAAATGAGAGGTTCACTGCATATCAAAAAGCTACTGAAGAACACTGCACCCGGCAAAAGAGCCCAGAAATACATAG gAGGATTGACATCTCTCCAAGTACCCTGAGGAAGCATACCCGTTTAGCAGGTGAAGAAAGAGTCTTTAAAGAAGAAAGTCAAAAA GGAGATAAAAAATTAAGGTGCGATTCTGCTGATCTTCGGCATGACATTGACCGACGTAGAAAAGAACGAAGTAAAGAGCGAGGAGACTCAAAGGGTTCCAGGGAATCCAGTGGGtcaagaaagcaggagaaaactcCAAAAGATTACAAGGATTACAAATCTTACAAAGATGACAG taaacaaAAAAGAGATCAAGACCGTGCTCGGtcctccccatcttcctcccCATCTTCTTCCTCATCCAGTTCTCGAGAAGAAAAGGATTGCAAGAAGGAAAGAGATGAAGAGTTCAAAACCCACCATGAACAGAAAGAATACTCTGGTTTTGCAGGAGTCAACAGGCCAAGAGGCACTTTT